A segment of the Symmachiella macrocystis genome:
TTCACCTGCGATTTGTGCGGTGCCAGCCTGCCTAGACATTGGAATTTTTGAGTTTCGTATTGTCCACAAACCTATGACTCATTGGCGTGCAATTGCTCGTGCTCTTCGTCGTCTTCCGGACGCGTGTCGCGGCCGCGGCCGGCGGTTAGTTCGATACGGTCGACGAATTTGACATTCGCGCAATCGTCTAGCTCAGCCGTGTGACAGGCGGCGGGATCGCGAATCAGAAAACGAACCGGCCCTCCCTTCTCCACCGGCAATGGCGCGCCGGCATTTTTGTAGACAACGATCCCCTCCGCAGCGACGGCAGCCAAGGGAATGCTGGCGGCAAAGTCGTCGTGCGTGGCGTGTAGCGTGAGATAGGTCGCCGAGCCGGTTGGCTGGACGCGGTCCAAAATCGATTGCAATGTCACACCATCCCCCTGCCGCGTGGGGTGAAACCGACTCACATCAACAACCTGCGCAGCTTCCGGAAAGGCTTCGAAATCGGCAAATGAGAACTCCAACGGTTGCGAGACTTCACCGTCGATTTTTAACAATGCACCGGACATGACTCTTAAACCCTTCGACTCTGCTATAGCGCTGCTTGAACTAAGACTAACCGTGATCGCCTAACAACACCCCGGAAGTGACTAACAACAATTTCTCCCTCTCCCTCGGGGAGAGTGCCGGGGTGAGGGTTTCGGCACAACAAACGATTATCCATACCACCTAAGCCGTCATCCACCGTTGTGCAACGTCAGTTCACCCGGCCGGGCAAATTTAGTGCCGATCCGTTGAACCGCGTTATCGACCTGTTGCCCAACATCAAAGGTGCGTCGCGACACACCCTTCGCCCGCGGCATTTGAGGAAAGGTTCCGTTAACTGCGCTGTTCGTACTCCGTCAGATACCCCAGGAAGTCGCGGCGATGTTCTTCTTCGTCGGCCAATGAGGTGATGCACAGATCCTGTGTGACGTAATCTTCGCCGTCGCAGAGCTGGATCAATTTGTTGTACTGCTTGATGGCGCCATCTTCAGCGGCAATTACGCCTTTGATGACCGACATCACATCGGTGTGGTCGGATGTAGGTTGCAGAGTATCCTGCGAAGCGACAAATGCTTGGCTGCCGGGTACCTCGCCACCGATCGTTTTGATTCGCCGAGCCAACACTTGTGCGTGCCCTAATTCTTCTTGCACATCGGCGGCCAACGCCTTTTTGATTTCTTCCGCTCGTACGCCGTCGAGGTTGATCGAGTTTGCGATGTAGTTCATCACCGTCTCGATTTCCATCCAATAGGCGACTTTCAATTCTTCGATAATTTTTTTCCGTACGTCATCACTCATCGTGCTATCCTCTTCTGCATTGAACTTGAATCCAGCATGCTTGTTGTGCCCTCTATTGTAGAGGCCGCCGTCAGTTCGGCAACTGCGACGCCAACGTTCGCTTTGGAATGGAGAAATGTGACGGGGAATTTTGACCTCAATGCCGCCGAAAAAGGCGGCCGTCACGCCCTGGGGGGTGCAGAGCGAGGTCCCCAACATGCATGCAATGAATTCAGAATAATGGCCCAATTGATGCTGCTTTGGGCAGGCGTCACTTATCAAGAATTCATAATTTCCCGTCACATTGGTGCCTGTTTCGACCTTTTGACCAGAGCACTGCTGACATGGTAATATACGCCCCCAATGTTTTTGAAAATTAGGGCGTCGATGTACCTACGGCGCTCGTCCACACTTTTAGCGAAAAGGAATGACACCATGTCTCGCTACGTAACGCTCACACTCGCTCTTGCCGCCGTCAGTTTAGTCAGTGTCCGCG
Coding sequences within it:
- a CDS encoding molybdopterin-dependent oxidoreductase, with the translated sequence MSGALLKIDGEVSQPLEFSFADFEAFPEAAQVVDVSRFHPTRQGDGVTLQSILDRVQPTGSATYLTLHATHDDFAASIPLAAVAAEGIVVYKNAGAPLPVEKGGPVRFLIRDPAACHTAELDDCANVKFVDRIELTAGRGRDTRPEDDEEHEQLHANES
- a CDS encoding ferritin-like domain-containing protein: MSDDVRKKIIEELKVAYWMEIETVMNYIANSINLDGVRAEEIKKALAADVQEELGHAQVLARRIKTIGGEVPGSQAFVASQDTLQPTSDHTDVMSVIKGVIAAEDGAIKQYNKLIQLCDGEDYVTQDLCITSLADEEEHRRDFLGYLTEYEQRS